A single genomic interval of Mycobacteriales bacterium harbors:
- a CDS encoding YoaK family protein has product MDRRRRQPPLIVALYAITSICGLLDAACFLGLGRVFSEIMTGNLVYLAFSLGTIGTHGAGPILPYVSVLAFFMVGAVAGGRFLRLPARLSDRRAGFAVEWAALLAATVTTAILHPGPEGGARFVVTGILSFAMGIQNAMLRRWGVANLATNVMTLTMTALVADSRLAGGPRTHARRRAASLAIFAASATLGAFLLRYGVLWPLVLSLAIFSLALPVLLQKSEAESRAVHP; this is encoded by the coding sequence ATGGATCGACGACGGCGCCAGCCGCCGCTGATCGTGGCCCTCTACGCGATCACCTCGATCTGCGGCCTCCTTGATGCGGCCTGTTTCCTCGGTCTGGGCCGCGTCTTCTCGGAGATCATGACCGGGAATCTCGTCTATCTCGCCTTCTCGCTCGGGACGATCGGAACGCATGGCGCGGGGCCGATCCTCCCCTACGTCAGTGTGCTGGCGTTCTTCATGGTGGGTGCCGTGGCCGGCGGGCGGTTTCTCCGGCTGCCCGCCCGGTTGAGCGACCGGCGGGCCGGGTTCGCGGTGGAGTGGGCGGCACTCCTTGCTGCCACGGTGACGACGGCGATCCTGCATCCAGGTCCGGAGGGCGGGGCGCGGTTCGTCGTGACCGGCATTCTGTCGTTCGCCATGGGAATCCAGAACGCCATGCTGCGTCGCTGGGGTGTGGCCAACCTCGCCACCAACGTGATGACCCTGACCATGACCGCCTTGGTGGCCGACTCCCGCCTGGCCGGCGGGCCACGCACCCACGCGCGGCGTCGGGCGGCGTCGTTGGCGATCTTCGCGGCCAGCGCGACACTGGGCGCATTCCTGCTGCGGTACGGCGTCCTGTGGCCACTGGTACTCAGCCTGGCTATTTTCAGCCTGGCGCTTCCGGTGTTGTTACAGAAGTCGGAAGCGGAAAGCCGAGCGGTCCATCCGTGA
- a CDS encoding ScyD/ScyE family protein, with protein sequence MSEQRGSRIKAAAVAVVVAAASVTLAAAPAAASTPSSAGKPTLRVVKTLASNYVGPLQFAVAGPLVFVADSFTSTLNLVGRSKPIATGPMKGGDIAGVAVDPSRLSLAYTSSNADHSTTRLTILRAGRKPVVANLSRFERIHNPDGRIQYGVAHPSKCVRNALTKAGIPVNYTGQIDSHPYAVTALRNGAWAVADAGGNDLVKVDRTGHVSLLSVLPRQALHVTPQFAAAQHLPNCVIGITYYFEAVPTDVEIGHHGDLLVTTLPGGMGVAGSVYRIDRWTGRPSRIATGFDGATNLAVDPRGHVFVAEINSGTISEIVRGQRVQVASLPGVVAVEYANGHLYASTAPAASGGKGPGTIVVLGR encoded by the coding sequence GTGTCCGAACAACGTGGTTCCCGCATCAAGGCCGCAGCCGTCGCTGTCGTCGTCGCGGCGGCATCCGTGACGCTTGCCGCGGCACCCGCGGCGGCGAGCACGCCGTCGTCGGCCGGAAAGCCGACGCTGCGGGTCGTGAAGACCCTCGCCTCCAACTATGTCGGGCCGCTGCAGTTCGCCGTCGCCGGTCCGCTGGTGTTCGTGGCGGACTCGTTCACCTCGACGCTCAACCTCGTCGGCCGGAGCAAGCCGATCGCCACCGGGCCGATGAAGGGTGGCGACATCGCCGGCGTCGCCGTCGACCCGTCACGACTCTCGTTGGCCTACACCAGTAGCAATGCCGACCATTCGACGACGCGGCTGACGATCCTGCGGGCGGGGCGCAAGCCCGTCGTCGCCAACCTCTCCAGGTTCGAACGGATCCATAACCCCGACGGCCGCATCCAGTACGGCGTCGCCCACCCGAGCAAGTGCGTGCGAAATGCGCTGACGAAGGCGGGCATCCCGGTCAACTACACCGGTCAGATCGACTCGCACCCCTATGCGGTGACCGCGCTCCGCAACGGCGCCTGGGCGGTCGCCGATGCCGGCGGAAACGACCTGGTCAAGGTTGACCGCACCGGTCATGTCTCGCTGCTGAGCGTGCTGCCCCGCCAGGCGCTGCATGTCACGCCGCAGTTCGCGGCGGCACAGCACCTCCCGAACTGCGTCATCGGTATCACCTACTACTTCGAAGCCGTCCCCACCGATGTCGAGATCGGCCACCACGGAGACCTGCTCGTCACCACGCTCCCCGGTGGCATGGGAGTCGCCGGAAGCGTCTATCGGATCGACCGGTGGACCGGCAGGCCGTCGCGGATCGCGACCGGATTCGACGGAGCCACCAACCTGGCCGTCGACCCGCGGGGACATGTCTTCGTCGCCGAGATCAACAGCGGCACGATCTCCGAGATCGTCCGGGGTCAGCGTGTGCAGGTCGCGTCGCTGCCGGGGGTGGTCGCCGTCGAATACGCCAACGGTCACCTCTACGCATCGACGGCACCGGCGGCTTCCGGTGGAAAGGGGCCCGGCACGATCGTGGTGCTCGGACGCTGA